The Acetivibrio saccincola genome window below encodes:
- a CDS encoding GH36-type glycosyl hydrolase domain-containing protein translates to MELYLNRIIVLSFLAVILLWILFKKNINRELIQIKNVELTCDELEEHAKEIAYDHNILRKPDIFNWPVPRMNENYKYIVSVYKALNEDVQKGIATTPAAEWLLDNFYIIEEQVKSVRKDLSKDLYLRLPAISYGPLKGYARAYAIALDLISHTDGRIDEDVLINYINAYQTNNILTGREIWALPVMIKIAIVEKIKYLCEKIMESQIQRRKVEEIFEGFKKSKGDVSELINNINSYLKGKSYIDSTFVEHLSYKLRKMGKNYAHVLRYVDELLSKNGTSVDEISHKEHREQTQRKGSIGNCIISLKFISTTDWVEIFETLSKVEGILREDPCGTYPLMDLPSRNYYRKKLEEMSMLFNVSEIHVAKKAIELAKEGYENSQPENAHKGHVGYYIIDNGVKELEKELGYEKAFFGKVIDFLKSHPTSVYIGGIAVLTIMVLGFITEYVVNRTQDETSTVFAIVALLAVFIPVSDIAVNTVNWLLSHVVKPSFLPKLELKEGIPEELSTMVVIPALLPDEKRAVELIKNLEVYYLANKEKNLYFALVGDYKDSEKENMPNDKKIVDAALAEVARLNKKYSGGKEDIFYFFHRHRQYNDRQNKWIGWERKRGALVEFNSMILGSKETSFSIMSKDVDKLPKIKYIITLDADTILPLGTAKRLIGTMSHTLNRPVIDKEKGIVVDGYALLQPRIGFDIESVNKSLFSRIFAGEEGIDPYASAISDVYQDLFKEGIFTGKGIYDLEVFQSILKDAIPENTVLSHDLLEGSYVRAGLVTDLELIDGYPGKYSSYAMRLHRWVRGDWQLIPWIGRYVKNQKGEKVKNPLSVVARWKILDNLRRSLVAPFTMLLIALAFSVLPGSLWFWLGIVIINIFFPLITGGLDYAVSKPISALKSKSYTPAICGLKACFLQQVLQFVFLPYQAYLMVNAISITIVRVFFTKRNMLEWVTALDAEKTIKDSIGSYFIRMRYAILQAALVLLLTIWLKPGYIAVAAVLSAIWAISPYIAYRVSKETVHKKEFLTKEDRAEIRRIARKTWRYFEEFMDKKNNYIPPDNYQEDPANGIAHRTSPTNIGLGLLSALAARDLGYINISRLYKMVERAISTVERMEKWNGHLYNWYDTRTLNILRPAYVSTVDSGNFVGYLITLKEGLLEYLNKPVLDKSLVHGLKDTISLIEKGDNQTCTGTEYIDKFLESEEVFDIDLFRNILEKVACDEENKSKKFDIWEMKTNSMVNEFKEEIKRFFPWTAFINDITKELKDAGEEVKELFDGMIKRLKKPIPLKDLSKEYGEAAAIIEKIEELLKVKKSKDVSFLILEKFKKSLLQSMGELENFINNYTVLIERIKKISDDTEFIHLYDRKRQLFSIGYDMQEGSLTNSYYDLIASEARQASFIAIARGEVEEQHWFKLGRTLTQIDNYKGMVSWSGTMFEYLMPLLIMKRSKNTLMDETYSFAVRSQKKYGKQRNVPWGTSESGFYAFDIDLNYQYKAFGVPWLGLKRGLVEDMVVAPYATMLAMLVDPVASIKNLKRLDKEGANGPYGFYEALDYTPERVPMGEKMGIVKSYMAHHQGMSLLALNNCLNDNIMQERFHSDPVVEAAKLLLQEKVPTNIVFTKENKEKVIPFKDIVYTEEDSRREYKEPNFVLPRVHILSNGSYSVMVTDRGTGYSRWKNLDVTRWREDVVLDSYGTIFYFRNTKTNECWSSCYGLYGKKPDNYKVSFISGEARFFRQDGDVDTLVQVAVSASDNAEIRKITLTNHSQESCVVEITSYFEVVLAHHASDVVHPAFSNLFIRTEFVPEYNSIIANRRPRMEGDKTVWLAHTLCVEGKTVGIVQFDTDRLQFIGRGRDVSNPVALDPNKPLSNSVGPVLDPVASLRQMVEIEPESSVKISFVTLVADSREEILEMLDKYSKEGVITEEFDLAHTRSRVEARYLNLKAKEIEFYQELMPHILFISPQQKLRQKCILDNKKGQSALWAYGISGDIPIVLVILDKTDDIEIIYDVLKAHEYWKFKNIKVDLVIINEEENSYNNPLQGLLYDVVSKSHVHDMINKPGGVFILKGSNMEKEDIDLICATARVVLDGKSGDLAQQLMREEKRSLPPLREFSPEVRTYERKTFFEDKELGFYNGIGGFSKDGREYVINLEKNTNTPLPWSNIISNKKFGFLVTESGSGYTWYKNSRENKLTPWSNDPVSDTPGEILYLCDEEDGKHWSATPLPIRNDEPYTVRHGFGYTVFDHEFHGIMHNMVQFVPLEDSVKLSIMKIKNTSQIKRKINLVYYIRPVMGVSDQFTAPHISTDLHDSGAVLIKNNYNEEFLDTIGFIHSSMKITSVTGDRREFFGTGNIREPQGIKQVELSGKTGAGLDPCAALSVHCELNPGEEKEIVFLLGAGSSMEEVGGIIEKYRKIDEAKKALKEVKEFWEERLGRVQFYTPDTAMDYLLNGWLIYQVISCRIWSRSAFYQSGGAYGFRDQLQDSMAVAHVWPEITRNQILIHSRHQFLEGDVQHWWHEEKYKGTRTRFSDDRLWLVYVTLEYLKITGDYDILLEKTPYLEDEPLNEYEDEAYRIPRVSDTSGTLYEHCIRAIEISLKFGERGIPLMGSGDWNDGMNTVGNKGKGESIWLGWFLCSILNSFVPVCEKMGEKERAKKYAVTAKEIAKAIEENGWDGNWYRRAYFDDGKPLGSVGNSECQIDSLAQTWAVISGAGDKERIESAMNAVENYLIKKDEGLIKLLTPPFDEGELEPGYIKSYVPGVRENGGQYTHAAAWVVMAYAKMGDGEKAVELFQMLNPINHSRTHIEYSKYKVEPYVMAADVYSVEPHTGRGGWTWYTGAAGWFYKVGFEHILGFKKNDKTLVIDPCIPENWSGFDIKYKFKDTLYIIEVKNPDRVNKGVKKVLIDKKEVKDKKILLVDDKGKHYVEVIMG, encoded by the coding sequence GTGGAATTATATTTAAATAGAATAATTGTTCTTTCATTTTTAGCGGTGATTTTACTGTGGATTTTGTTTAAGAAAAATATAAACAGAGAGTTAATTCAAATAAAAAATGTGGAACTTACATGTGATGAACTTGAAGAACATGCTAAAGAAATTGCCTATGACCATAATATTCTTAGGAAACCTGATATTTTCAACTGGCCTGTTCCTAGAATGAATGAAAACTATAAATATATTGTATCTGTTTATAAGGCACTTAATGAAGACGTGCAAAAGGGAATTGCTACAACTCCTGCAGCTGAATGGTTGCTTGATAATTTTTATATAATAGAAGAACAAGTTAAAAGTGTCAGAAAAGATTTGAGTAAGGACCTGTATTTACGCCTTCCTGCAATCAGCTATGGTCCATTAAAAGGATATGCAAGAGCATATGCAATAGCTTTGGATCTTATATCTCACACAGATGGCAGGATTGATGAGGATGTTCTAATTAACTACATAAATGCATATCAGACCAATAATATTTTGACAGGTAGGGAAATTTGGGCTCTTCCTGTTATGATTAAAATTGCCATTGTGGAAAAGATAAAATATTTGTGCGAAAAAATAATGGAGTCCCAGATTCAAAGGAGAAAAGTTGAAGAAATTTTTGAGGGCTTTAAAAAAAGCAAAGGGGATGTATCTGAACTTATAAATAATATAAATTCATATTTAAAGGGAAAAAGCTATATTGATTCAACATTTGTGGAGCATCTTTCATACAAACTCAGGAAGATGGGTAAAAATTATGCCCATGTCTTACGCTATGTAGATGAACTGCTTTCAAAAAACGGGACAAGTGTGGATGAAATTTCCCATAAAGAACATAGAGAGCAGACTCAGAGAAAAGGTTCCATTGGAAATTGTATTATAAGCTTAAAATTTATATCTACAACTGACTGGGTGGAAATATTTGAAACCTTAAGTAAAGTGGAGGGAATATTGAGGGAGGACCCTTGCGGTACTTATCCTTTAATGGATCTTCCTTCTAGAAATTATTACAGAAAAAAACTTGAAGAGATGTCAATGCTCTTTAATGTTTCAGAGATACATGTTGCCAAAAAGGCTATTGAGCTTGCAAAAGAAGGGTATGAGAATTCCCAGCCGGAAAATGCCCACAAAGGTCATGTGGGATACTACATTATAGACAATGGTGTAAAGGAACTGGAAAAGGAATTAGGTTATGAAAAGGCTTTTTTTGGGAAAGTTATAGACTTTTTAAAAAGCCACCCTACCTCTGTGTATATTGGCGGAATAGCTGTCCTCACTATAATGGTCCTTGGGTTTATTACAGAGTATGTAGTAAACAGAACACAGGATGAAACTTCAACTGTCTTTGCTATTGTAGCTTTGCTGGCTGTTTTTATTCCTGTATCAGATATAGCGGTAAATACAGTAAACTGGCTATTGAGCCATGTGGTAAAGCCTTCCTTTTTGCCTAAACTGGAACTAAAGGAGGGTATACCTGAGGAGCTTAGTACCATGGTGGTGATACCCGCCCTCCTTCCTGATGAAAAAAGAGCCGTTGAGCTTATTAAAAATTTAGAAGTTTATTATTTAGCAAATAAAGAGAAAAACCTTTATTTTGCTCTTGTTGGAGACTATAAAGATTCCGAAAAAGAAAATATGCCCAATGATAAAAAAATAGTTGATGCAGCTTTGGCTGAAGTTGCCCGGCTGAATAAAAAATACAGCGGTGGAAAAGAAGATATTTTTTACTTTTTTCACAGGCACAGGCAGTACAATGACAGGCAAAACAAGTGGATTGGCTGGGAGAGAAAAAGAGGGGCTCTTGTTGAATTTAACAGTATGATTTTAGGTTCAAAGGAAACAAGTTTTTCTATTATGTCAAAGGATGTGGATAAGCTTCCTAAAATAAAATACATTATTACCCTTGATGCGGATACAATACTTCCCCTAGGCACTGCCAAGCGCCTAATCGGCACCATGAGCCATACTTTAAACAGACCTGTTATAGATAAGGAAAAAGGCATTGTTGTGGATGGCTATGCCCTTTTGCAGCCTAGGATAGGTTTTGATATAGAAAGTGTGAATAAATCACTTTTTTCAAGGATTTTTGCAGGAGAAGAGGGAATTGACCCTTATGCAAGTGCAATATCTGATGTTTATCAGGATTTATTTAAAGAAGGGATTTTTACAGGCAAGGGTATATATGATTTAGAAGTATTTCAAAGTATTTTGAAGGATGCTATTCCTGAAAATACAGTTTTAAGCCATGACCTTTTGGAAGGCTCTTATGTAAGGGCAGGGCTTGTTACAGATTTAGAGCTTATTGACGGGTATCCGGGTAAATACAGTTCTTATGCCATGAGACTGCACAGATGGGTAAGAGGTGACTGGCAGCTTATTCCATGGATTGGCAGGTATGTAAAAAACCAAAAAGGGGAAAAAGTGAAAAATCCTCTTTCTGTGGTGGCTAGATGGAAAATATTAGATAATCTTAGAAGAAGCCTTGTGGCTCCTTTTACCATGCTGTTGATTGCATTGGCATTTAGCGTCCTGCCGGGAAGTCTTTGGTTTTGGCTTGGTATTGTAATTATAAATATCTTCTTTCCTTTAATAACAGGAGGGTTAGACTATGCTGTTTCAAAACCCATTAGTGCACTGAAGTCCAAAAGTTATACCCCTGCAATTTGCGGCTTAAAGGCATGCTTTTTGCAGCAGGTGCTTCAATTTGTATTTTTGCCTTACCAGGCATATCTTATGGTGAATGCTATATCCATAACCATAGTGAGGGTGTTTTTTACAAAAAGAAATATGTTGGAATGGGTAACAGCATTAGATGCAGAAAAAACCATAAAGGACTCAATAGGAAGCTATTTTATAAGAATGAGGTATGCCATACTTCAGGCAGCGTTAGTACTTCTTTTGACAATATGGCTAAAGCCCGGCTATATAGCTGTAGCTGCAGTTCTTTCTGCTATCTGGGCAATATCCCCTTATATTGCATACAGGGTAAGTAAAGAGACGGTGCATAAAAAGGAATTTTTAACCAAAGAAGACAGGGCGGAGATTAGGAGAATTGCCAGAAAGACCTGGAGATATTTTGAGGAGTTTATGGACAAGAAGAACAATTATATCCCGCCGGACAACTATCAGGAAGATCCGGCAAATGGCATAGCCCACAGGACATCCCCTACAAATATAGGATTGGGGCTTTTATCAGCATTAGCTGCAAGGGATTTGGGCTATATAAATATAAGCAGGCTTTACAAAATGGTGGAGAGGGCAATTTCAACCGTTGAGAGGATGGAAAAATGGAACGGGCATCTGTATAACTGGTATGATACCAGGACTTTAAACATATTAAGACCTGCTTATGTATCCACTGTGGACAGCGGCAACTTTGTAGGGTATCTTATTACTCTTAAAGAAGGGCTTTTGGAGTACTTAAATAAACCTGTATTGGACAAAAGTTTAGTACATGGTTTAAAAGATACCATTTCCCTTATTGAAAAGGGAGATAACCAAACATGTACAGGTACAGAATATATTGACAAGTTTTTGGAAAGTGAAGAAGTTTTTGATATTGACCTTTTTAGAAACATTTTGGAGAAAGTAGCTTGTGACGAAGAAAATAAAAGCAAAAAATTTGATATATGGGAAATGAAAACAAATAGTATGGTGAATGAATTTAAAGAAGAAATAAAAAGGTTTTTCCCATGGACAGCTTTTATAAATGACATTACAAAAGAGCTTAAAGATGCCGGTGAAGAGGTAAAAGAGCTTTTTGACGGAATGATTAAAAGGCTTAAAAAACCAATTCCTTTAAAAGATTTATCAAAAGAGTACGGTGAGGCGGCAGCTATTATAGAAAAGATAGAAGAATTATTGAAAGTTAAAAAGAGTAAAGATGTAAGTTTTTTAATACTGGAAAAATTTAAAAAATCTCTTTTGCAGTCAATGGGGGAATTGGAAAATTTTATTAACAACTATACAGTTTTAATTGAGAGAATTAAGAAAATTTCAGACGATACAGAGTTTATACACTTATACGACAGGAAGAGACAGCTGTTTTCAATAGGGTATGATATGCAAGAAGGAAGCCTTACCAATTCATACTATGATTTGATAGCTTCAGAGGCAAGGCAGGCAAGTTTTATAGCCATAGCAAGGGGTGAAGTGGAAGAACAGCACTGGTTTAAGCTGGGAAGAACTCTTACGCAAATTGACAACTACAAAGGTATGGTGTCCTGGAGCGGGACTATGTTTGAATACCTTATGCCCCTTCTTATAATGAAAAGAAGTAAAAACACATTAATGGACGAGACATATTCCTTTGCCGTAAGAAGTCAGAAAAAATACGGCAAACAGAGGAATGTGCCCTGGGGTACTTCAGAGTCAGGGTTTTATGCATTTGATATAGATTTAAACTACCAGTACAAGGCATTCGGGGTGCCCTGGCTGGGGCTTAAGAGAGGTTTGGTGGAGGATATGGTGGTTGCACCTTATGCAACTATGCTGGCTATGCTGGTAGACCCGGTGGCTTCTATAAAGAATTTAAAAAGGCTTGATAAGGAAGGGGCAAACGGACCTTATGGTTTTTATGAAGCGCTGGACTATACCCCTGAAAGAGTTCCTATGGGTGAGAAAATGGGAATTGTAAAGAGCTACATGGCTCACCATCAGGGAATGAGTCTTTTGGCTTTAAATAACTGTTTAAATGACAATATAATGCAAGAACGCTTTCATTCAGACCCTGTGGTGGAAGCTGCCAAACTTCTGCTGCAGGAAAAAGTGCCAACAAACATTGTATTTACAAAGGAAAATAAAGAAAAGGTTATTCCATTTAAGGATATTGTATACACAGAGGAGGATTCACGCAGGGAGTACAAAGAGCCAAATTTTGTACTTCCAAGGGTTCATATTTTATCCAATGGCAGTTATTCTGTTATGGTAACAGACAGGGGCACAGGTTATAGCAGGTGGAAAAACCTTGATGTTACAAGGTGGAGAGAAGATGTGGTTTTAGACAGCTATGGCACAATATTTTATTTTAGAAATACAAAGACAAATGAATGCTGGTCATCCTGCTATGGTCTCTACGGCAAAAAACCAGATAACTACAAGGTATCCTTTATATCAGGTGAAGCCCGCTTTTTCAGGCAGGACGGGGATGTGGACACATTGGTACAGGTGGCGGTTTCCGCTTCAGATAATGCAGAAATCAGGAAAATAACCCTTACAAATCACAGCCAGGAAAGCTGTGTTGTGGAAATAACCAGTTATTTTGAAGTGGTTTTGGCTCACCATGCTTCAGATGTGGTTCATCCTGCTTTTAGCAACCTTTTTATCAGGACGGAGTTTGTTCCTGAATATAACAGCATCATTGCCAACAGAAGACCCAGAATGGAAGGGGATAAAACAGTGTGGCTTGCACATACACTGTGTGTAGAAGGGAAAACTGTGGGAATAGTCCAGTTTGATACTGACAGGCTGCAGTTTATAGGAAGGGGAAGGGATGTGTCAAACCCTGTGGCTCTTGACCCTAATAAGCCCCTGTCCAATTCGGTAGGTCCGGTTTTAGACCCTGTGGCAAGTTTGAGACAGATGGTTGAAATAGAGCCTGAAAGCTCAGTTAAAATTTCCTTTGTCACCCTGGTGGCCGACAGCAGAGAGGAAATTTTAGAAATGCTGGATAAATACTCAAAAGAGGGTGTTATAACTGAAGAATTTGACCTTGCCCATACAAGGAGCAGGGTAGAGGCCAGGTATTTAAATCTTAAAGCTAAGGAAATTGAATTTTACCAAGAATTAATGCCCCATATACTGTTTATAAGCCCGCAGCAAAAATTGAGACAAAAATGTATATTGGATAACAAAAAAGGACAGTCGGCGCTGTGGGCATACGGTATTTCAGGGGATATACCCATTGTCCTTGTTATACTTGATAAAACAGATGATATAGAGATTATTTATGATGTTTTAAAGGCACATGAGTACTGGAAATTTAAAAATATAAAAGTTGACCTGGTTATCATTAATGAGGAGGAAAACAGCTACAACAACCCGCTGCAGGGACTTTTATACGATGTTGTATCCAAAAGCCATGTCCATGATATGATAAACAAACCTGGCGGCGTGTTTATCCTGAAGGGAAGCAATATGGAAAAAGAAGATATTGACTTAATTTGTGCCACTGCCAGGGTGGTGCTGGATGGAAAATCAGGAGATTTGGCACAGCAGCTTATGAGGGAAGAGAAAAGAAGCCTGCCTCCATTAAGGGAGTTTAGCCCTGAGGTCAGGACATATGAAAGAAAAACATTTTTTGAGGATAAGGAACTGGGCTTTTACAATGGTATAGGCGGTTTTAGCAAAGACGGCAGGGAATATGTAATTAACCTTGAAAAAAATACAAATACCCCTTTACCATGGTCAAATATTATATCCAACAAAAAATTCGGATTTTTGGTAACAGAGTCGGGTTCAGGCTATACATGGTATAAAAACAGCCGTGAAAACAAACTTACCCCCTGGTCAAACGATCCGGTAAGCGATACTCCGGGAGAGATTTTGTATCTGTGTGATGAGGAGGACGGAAAGCACTGGTCAGCTACTCCTTTGCCAATACGAAATGATGAGCCTTATACTGTAAGGCACGGTTTTGGTTATACTGTGTTTGACCATGAGTTTCACGGAATTATGCACAATATGGTGCAGTTTGTTCCATTGGAAGACTCAGTGAAATTAAGCATTATGAAAATAAAAAATACATCCCAAATAAAAAGAAAAATAAACCTTGTGTACTATATAAGGCCTGTTATGGGGGTAAGCGACCAGTTTACCGCACCCCATATAAGTACAGATTTACACGATTCAGGTGCTGTATTAATAAAAAATAATTATAATGAAGAGTTTTTAGATACAATTGGTTTTATACATTCATCAATGAAAATTACTTCAGTAACAGGGGACAGAAGGGAGTTTTTTGGCACAGGAAATATAAGGGAACCTCAAGGAATAAAGCAGGTGGAGCTTTCAGGAAAGACCGGGGCAGGACTGGATCCTTGTGCTGCTTTAAGTGTACATTGTGAGTTGAACCCCGGTGAGGAAAAGGAAATTGTATTTTTGCTGGGTGCAGGAAGCTCTATGGAGGAAGTTGGAGGCATTATTGAAAAGTACAGGAAGATAGATGAAGCTAAAAAGGCTTTAAAGGAAGTAAAGGAGTTTTGGGAAGAAAGGCTTGGAAGAGTGCAGTTTTATACTCCTGATACTGCAATGGATTATTTGCTGAATGGATGGCTCATTTATCAGGTTATTTCATGTAGGATATGGAGTAGATCAGCATTTTACCAGTCAGGAGGGGCATACGGCTTTAGGGACCAGCTTCAGGACTCTATGGCAGTTGCCCATGTGTGGCCTGAGATTACAAGAAATCAAATTCTCATTCATTCAAGGCACCAGTTTTTAGAGGGAGATGTACAGCATTGGTGGCATGAGGAAAAATATAAAGGAACAAGGACCAGGTTTTCAGATGACCGGTTATGGCTGGTTTATGTTACTTTGGAGTATTTAAAAATTACAGGGGATTATGATATATTGCTTGAGAAGACCCCATATTTAGAGGATGAGCCGTTAAATGAATATGAAGATGAAGCCTACCGTATACCAAGGGTTTCTGATACATCCGGCACTTTATATGAACACTGCATAAGGGCAATAGAGATATCTTTGAAATTTGGGGAAAGAGGAATACCCCTTATGGGCTCAGGAGACTGGAACGACGGTATGAATACCGTAGGAAACAAAGGAAAAGGGGAAAGTATATGGCTGGGCTGGTTTTTGTGCTCTATATTAAATTCATTTGTGCCTGTCTGTGAGAAAATGGGGGAAAAGGAGAGGGCTAAAAAGTATGCTGTAACAGCAAAGGAAATTGCGAAGGCAATAGAGGAAAACGGATGGGATGGAAACTGGTACAGAAGGGCTTACTTTGATGATGGAAAGCCATTGGGGTCTGTAGGAAACAGCGAGTGCCAGATAGACTCTTTGGCACAGACCTGGGCCGTAATTTCAGGTGCCGGAGATAAAGAAAGAATTGAATCTGCTATGAATGCCGTTGAAAATTATTTAATTAAAAAAGACGAGGGCTTAATAAAGCTTTTGACACCTCCCTTTGACGAAGGGGAGCTTGAGCCTGGGTATATAAAAAGTTATGTTCCCGGAGTACGTGAAAACGGGGGGCAGTATACCCATGCTGCAGCCTGGGTGGTTATGGCATATGCTAAAATGGGTGACGGGGAAAAGGCAGTGGAGCTTTTTCAGATGCTAAACCCTATAAACCACTCTAGAACACATATTGAATACTCAAAGTATAAGGTGGAGCCCTATGTTATGGCTGCCGATGTATATTCAGTTGAGCCACACACCGGAAGAGGAGGATGGACATGGTATACCGGAGCTGCAGGATGGTTTTACAAAGTGGGGTTTGAACACATTCTCGGATTTAAAAAGAATGACAAAACCCTTGTAATTGACCCGTGTATACCTGAAAACTGGAGCGGGTTTGATATAAAATATAAATTCAAAGATACTTTATATATTATAGAGGTAAAAAACCCTGATAGGGTAAATAAAGGTGTTAAAAAAGTCCTTATAGATAAGAAAGAAGTAAAAGATAAAAAAATACTCCTTGTAGATGATAAAGGGAAACATTATGTTGAAGTAATTATGGGGTAA
- a CDS encoding DUF3810 domain-containing protein, whose protein sequence is MKKTKKLMLLLLAPSGYLIFFLSSFIPHTVEKVYSNFIFKGIAGIFTILTGYIPVSFGEIIIILLFLFLLVKFILLLVRIIKKPSTAFKVLGNTLLNILVIFSIAYFSFMLLWGLNYQRLPFSEIANLDISPATTRELADVCENLLAEANKLRELVNEDERGVMALSSDINTTLKRAYMGYENAEKIYPVLKGRYGRPKGVISSEILSSLGITGVYSVFTGEANINISAPPASIPFTTCHEIAHQMGFSREDEANFIAYIACKYHPDADFQYSGIFMALRYASNALYRHDKEQYQALLEKYSDKILRDSKAISEYWKQYESPVQDISSSINDAYLKSNMQSEGIKSYGKMVDLLIAEYRKK, encoded by the coding sequence ATGAAAAAAACCAAAAAATTAATGCTGTTACTTCTTGCCCCTTCCGGCTACTTGATTTTTTTCCTTTCATCCTTTATACCACACACAGTTGAAAAAGTTTATTCTAATTTTATATTCAAAGGAATTGCCGGGATTTTTACCATTCTAACAGGATACATCCCTGTATCTTTTGGAGAAATTATAATTATACTATTATTCCTGTTTCTTTTGGTTAAATTTATCCTGCTGTTGGTTAGAATAATTAAAAAACCGTCAACTGCTTTTAAAGTGCTTGGAAATACCCTATTAAATATACTTGTCATTTTTAGCATCGCATACTTTTCTTTCATGCTGTTATGGGGTCTGAACTATCAAAGGCTTCCTTTCAGTGAAATTGCAAATTTAGACATAAGCCCTGCCACAACCCGGGAACTTGCTGATGTATGTGAAAACCTTTTAGCTGAGGCAAATAAACTCAGGGAATTAGTTAATGAAGATGAAAGGGGGGTTATGGCACTGTCTTCTGACATAAATACCACCCTCAAAAGAGCCTATATGGGCTATGAAAATGCAGAAAAAATCTACCCTGTCTTAAAGGGCAGATATGGAAGACCTAAAGGGGTAATATCCTCTGAAATACTGTCCTCCTTAGGGATTACCGGAGTGTATTCAGTATTTACAGGGGAGGCAAATATAAATATTTCAGCTCCCCCGGCTTCAATCCCCTTTACAACCTGCCACGAAATTGCCCATCAAATGGGGTTTTCCCGTGAAGACGAAGCTAATTTCATTGCATACATTGCCTGCAAATACCATCCGGATGCAGACTTTCAATACTCCGGCATATTTATGGCGCTCCGTTATGCCTCCAATGCCCTTTACCGCCACGACAAAGAACAGTACCAGGCTCTTTTAGAAAAGTACAGTGATAAAATACTAAGGGACAGCAAAGCAATCAGCGAATATTGGAAGCAGTACGAATCACCTGTACAAGACATTTCTTCATCAATTAATGATGCATATCTTAAATCAAACATGCAAAGTGAAGGCATAAAGAGCTACGGAAAAATGGTAGATCTTCTAATTGCAGAGTATAGGAAAAAGTAG
- the aat gene encoding leucyl/phenylalanyl-tRNA--protein transferase produces MRIFQLTNKMVFPHPSLANEDGILAIGGDLSVERLLLAYANGIFPWYSKGQPILWWSPDPRFVLFLKDIKISKSMRKFLKKNLYKITFDTSFEKVIFMCANLRADNTWITPEMMESYIMLHKLGFAHSVEVWHENSLVGGLYGVSLGNCFFGESMFSTMDNASKTALIFLSEKLMEKDFLLIDCQVYSKHLESMGAVNIPRNEFLKYLEISSGKKTLIGNWNSYFS; encoded by the coding sequence ATGAGAATTTTTCAACTCACAAATAAAATGGTTTTTCCTCATCCTTCTCTTGCAAACGAAGATGGTATTTTAGCTATAGGGGGAGACTTAAGTGTTGAACGTCTTCTCCTTGCCTATGCAAACGGTATTTTTCCCTGGTACTCAAAAGGGCAGCCTATACTTTGGTGGTCTCCTGACCCTAGGTTTGTCCTTTTCCTCAAGGATATAAAAATCTCCAAATCAATGAGAAAGTTTTTAAAGAAAAATTTATATAAAATTACCTTTGACACTTCCTTTGAAAAGGTAATCTTTATGTGTGCAAATTTAAGGGCAGACAACACCTGGATTACCCCCGAAATGATGGAAAGCTACATTATGCTTCATAAGCTGGGTTTTGCCCACTCCGTTGAAGTCTGGCATGAAAACTCCCTTGTAGGAGGGCTTTATGGAGTATCTTTAGGAAATTGTTTTTTTGGAGAGTCTATGTTTTCCACGATGGATAATGCCTCAAAAACAGCACTAATTTTTTTAAGTGAAAAACTTATGGAAAAAGATTTTCTCCTTATAGACTGCCAGGTTTACTCTAAACACCTTGAATCCATGGGTGCTGTAAATATTCCAAGGAATGAATTTTTAAAATATCTTGAAATTTCTTCCGGTAAAAAAACTCTCATTGGCAACTGGAATAGCTATTTTTCTTAA